In Caloramator sp. E03, the sequence AGAGAGTGGGATTTGAACCCACGGTGCGCTTTTAACGCACACACGATTTCGAGTCGTGCACGATAGACCACTCCGACATCTCTCCATATAAATGCACTTTAATATTATACTAAAATACCCTTTATAAATCAATAAACATAATCTACTATATCTAAAGAATAATCTAAATTTTACATAATCATCTTTTCTTCTTAAAAAATTCCTGCAAAAGAGTCCTGCATTCTTCTTCAAGTATTCCTGATGTAATTTGCGCTCTATGGTTCAGGCTATTATTGAAAGCAACATTTAATACACTGCCGCAGGCACCTGCTTTATAATCAAAGGCACCAAAAACTACTCTTTCAATCCTGGAATTTACAATAGCCCCTGCACACATAGGGCAAGGTTCTAATGTTACATATAAACTGCATCCTATAAGACGCCACCCTAAAAGTTTTGTGCAGGCATCTTTAATTGCAATAATTTCAGCATGGGCTGTTGCATCCTTTAATGTT encodes:
- the tadA gene encoding tRNA adenosine(34) deaminase TadA, whose amino-acid sequence is MTKDEYFMSLAIKEAQKALVLDEVPIGAVIVKDDIVISRAHNLRETLKDATAHAEIIAIKDACTKLLGWRLIGCSLYVTLEPCPMCAGAIVNSRIERVVFGAFDYKAGACGSVLNVAFNNSLNHRAQITSGILEEECRTLLQEFFKKKR